From a region of the Theobroma cacao cultivar B97-61/B2 chromosome 8, Criollo_cocoa_genome_V2, whole genome shotgun sequence genome:
- the LOC18591872 gene encoding glutamyl-tRNA reductase 1, chloroplastic, with protein sequence MAVSSTFSGAKLESLLVNSCSSSSASSLRAYFPCQQQMKAFYKPNRGRKGTVQRGGGVRCEVAQSQAALDGEKIDPSKASALSALEQLKTSAADRYTKERSSIVVIGLSVHTAPVEMREKLAIPEAEWPRAIGELCGLNHIEEAAVLSTCNRMEIYVVALSQHRGVKEVTEWMSKTSGIPVSEICEHRFLLYNKDATQHLFEVSAGLDSLVLGEGQILAQVKQVVKVGQGVVGFGRNISGLFKHAITVGKRVRTETNIAAGAVSVSSAAVELALMKLPEPSHATARMLVIGAGKMGKLVIKHLVAKGCTKMLVVNRSEEKVAAMREEMKGVEIIYRPLTDMLACAAEADVVFTSTASETPLFLKEHVKDLPPVSSEVGGLRLFIDISVPRNVGSCVTDVEGARVYNVDDLKEVVAANKEDRLRKAMEAQAIITEESKQFEAWRDSLETVPTIKKLRAYAERIRAAELEKCLSKMGEDIPKKTRRVVDDLSRGIVNKLLHGPMQHLRCDGSDSRTLNETLENMHALNRMFDLESDISLFEQKIRAKVEQSQK encoded by the exons ATGGCCGTTTCTTCGACTTTTTCCGGTGCTAAATTGGAGAGTTTGTTGGTGAATTCTTGTTCATCGTCTTCGGCTTCTTCATTGCGGGCTTATTTTCCTTGTCAGCAGCAAATGAAGGCCTTTTATAAGCCTAATCGTGGAAGGAAAGGTACGGTTCAGAGGGGTGGAGGAGTTAGATGTGAAGTTGCTCAATCCCAGGCCGCTTTGGACGGCGAAAAAATTGATCCTTCTAAGGCTTCTGCACTCTCCGCTCTTGAACAGCTCAAGACCTCCGCCGCTGACA GATATACAAAGGAAAGGAGCAGCATTGTGGTCATAGGGCTTAGTGTTCACACTGCACCTGTGGAGATGCGTGAGAAACTTGCCATTCCAGAAGCAGAATGGCCACGAGCTATCGGGGAGTTATGTGGTTTGAATCATATAGAAGAGGCTGCTGTTCTTAGCACCTGCAACAGGATGGAAATATATGTTGTGGCTCTCTCCCAGCATCGTGGAGTCAAAGAAGTAACTGAGTGGATGTCAAAG ACTAGTGGCATCCCAGTTTCAGAGATTTGTGAGCACCGGTTTTTGTTGTACAACAAGGATGCTACACAGCACCTCTTTGAGGTATCTGCTGGTCTTGACTCTCTTGTTCTTGGAGAAGGTCAAATTCTTGCACAAGTTAAACAAGTTGTCAAAGTTGGGCAAGGAGTTGTTGGCTTTGGAAGGAACATTAGCGGGCTGTTCAAGCATGCGATTACTGTTGGGAAACGGGTCAGAACAGAGACTAACATTGCTGCTGGGGCTGTTTCAGTTAGCTCTGCTGCAGTTGAACTGGCTTTGATGAAGCTTCCTGAGCCCTCACATGCTACTGCTCGAATGTTGGTTATTGGAGCAGGAAAGATGGGAAAGCTTGTGATCAAGCACTTGGTAGCAAAAGGATGCACCAAGATGTTGGTTGTTAACagaagtgaggagaaagtTGCAGCAATGCGTGAGGAGATGAAAGGTGTTGAGATTATTTACAGACCCCTTACAGACATGCTGGCTTGTGCAGCTGAAGCTGATGTGGTCTTCACCAGTACAGCATCAGAAACCccattgtttttaaaagagCATGTCAAGGATCTCCCCCCTGTCAGTTCTGAAGTTGGTGGTTTGAGGCTCTTCATTGATATCTCTGTTCCGCGGAACGTGGGATCATGTGTCACAGATGTTGAAGGTGCACGAGTTTACAATGTTGATGACCTTAAGGAGGTTGTAGCTGCTAATAAAGAGGACCGACTACGTAAAGCAATGGAAGCTCAGGCCATTATTACAGAGGAATCAAAACAGTTTGAAGCATGGAGGGATTCACTGGAGACCGTTCCCACCATTAAAAAGTTGAGAGCCTATGCAGAGAGAATTAGAGCTGCAGAGTTAGAGAAATGCTTATCAAAGATGGGTGAAGATATcccaaagaaaacaaggagGGTTGTGGACGATCTCAGTCGTGGTATTGTGAATAAACTTCTCCATGGCCCAATGCAGCACCTGAGATGTGATGGTAGTGACAGTCGTACTCTGAATGAGACCCTTGAGAACATGCATGCACTTAACAGAATGTTCGACCTTGAGTCAGACATATCTCTTTTTGAACAGAAAATTCGAGCCAAGGTAGAACAAAGCCAAAAGTAA
- the LOC18591873 gene encoding phosphoenolpyruvate carboxykinase [ATP], which produces MANRGIGNGEFSFGSSGVGQNGLAKIQTQRKEADVCHDDSAAPVKAQTIDELHSLQKKKSAPTTPLTDTQGAFANNISEIERQKLQLQSISASLASLTRETGPKVVKGDPSRKHETPKVTHVHHFTPTIAVSDSALKFTHFLYNLSPAELYEQAIKHEKGSFITSTGALATLSGAKTGRSPRDKRVVKDETTEDELWWGKGSPNIEMDEHTFMVNRERAVDYLNSLDKVFVNDQFLNWDPEHRIKVRIISARAYHSLFMHNMCIRPTPEELENFGTPDFTIYNAGQFPCNRYTHYMTTSTSIDLNLARREMVILGTQYAGEMKKGLFSVMHYLMPKRQILSLHSGCNIGKDGDVALFFGLSGTGKTTLSTDHNRYLIGDDEHCWSENGVSNIEGGCYAKCIDLSKEKEPDIWNAIKFGTVLENVVFDEHTREVDHSDKSVTENTRAAYPIEYIPNAKIPCVGPHPKNVILLACDAFGVLPPVSKLSLAQTMYHFISGYTALVAGTEEGVKEPQATFSACFGAAFIMLHPTKYAAMLAEKMQKHGATGWLVNTGWSGGSYGSGNRIKLAYTRRIINAIHSGSLLEANYKKTDVFGLEIPTEIEGVPSEILDPVNTWPDKKAYNDTLLKLAGLFKKNFGGFTNYKIGKDSKLTEEILAAGPIF; this is translated from the exons ATGGCGAACCGTGGGATTGGAAATGGGGAGTTCAGTTTTGGTAGCAGTGGAGTTGGACAAAACGGGCTTGCCAAAATCCAAACGCAAAGGAAGGAAGCTGATGTGTGCCATGATGACAGTGCAGCTCCCGTAAAAGCTCAGACGATCGACGAGCTTCACTCTCTTCAGAAGAAGAAATCTGCTCCAACTACACCCCTTACTGACACTCAGGGTGCTTTTGCCAACAATATCTCTGAAATAGAACGCCAAAAGCTGCAGCTACAATCCATCAG TGCTTCTTTGGCATCCCTGACCAGAGAGACTGGTCCAAAGGTGGTGAAAGGCGACCCTTCGAGGAAGCATGAGACTCCCAAGGTGACCCATGTTCATCATTTTACTCCAACGATCGCTGTTAGTGATAGTGCGCTCAAGTTTACTCACTTCCTTTACAATCTGTCTCCTGCTG AACTTTACGAGCAAGCTATTAAGCATGAAAAAGGGTCATTCATAACATCAACCGGTGCTTTAGCCACACTTTCCGGAGCAAAGACAGGTCGATCACCCAGAGACAAACGTGTAGTCAAGGACGAAACAACTGAAGATGAACTTTGGTGGGGAAA GGGCTCACCCAACATTGAAATGGACGAGCATACTTTTATGGTGAACAGGGAAAGAGCTGTCGATTACTTGAACTCCTTGGACAAG GTTTTTGTCAATGATCAGTTTCTCAATTGGGACCCGGAACACAGAATCAAAGTCCGTATCATATCTGCCAGAGCATACCATTCCTTGTTCATGCACAACAT GTGCATCCGACCCACTCCAGAAGAGCTGGAGAATTTTGGTACCCCAGACTTTACTATATACAATGCTGGGCAGTTCCCGTGCAACCGGTACACCCATTACATGACTACCTCTACTAGCATAGACCTCAACCTTGCCAGGAGGGAGATGGTCATTCTTGGCACACAGTACGCTGGggaaatgaagaaaggttTATTCAGTGTAATGCACTATCTCATGCCTAAGCGTCAAATCCTTTCCCTCCACTCTGGATGCAACATAGGGAAGGATGGCGATGTAGCCCTTTTCTTTGGATTATCAG GTACGGGGAAGACAACTCTGTCCACTGATCATAACAGGTATTTAATTGGAGATGATGAGCATTGCTGGAGCGAGAATGGCGTGTCAAATATAGAAGGCGGTTGCTATGCTAAGTGCATTGATTTGTCGAAGGAGAAGGAGCCTGATATTTGGAATGCCATCAAGTTCGGGACTG TGTTAGAGAACGTGGTATTTGACGAGCATACTCGAGAAGTGGATCATTCAGATAAATCTGTCACAG AGAACACTAGGGCAGCCTATCCTATAGAGTATATCCCCAATGCTAAGATACCATGCGTTGGTCCTCATCCCAAGAATGTCATCCTTCTGGCTTGCGATGCATTTGGCGTGCTTCCACCCGTGAGCAAGCTGAGCCTGGCACAAACCATGTATCACTTCATCAGTGGCTACACAGCTCTG GTTGCTGGGACAGAGGAAGGTGTGAAGGAGCCACAGGCAACGTTCTCAGCCTGCTTTGGTGCAGCATTTATAATGCTGCATCCCACCAAGTATGCTGCAATGTTAGCTGAAAAGATGCAAAAGCATGGGGCTACAGGATGGCTTGTCAACACTGGCTGGTCAGGAGGAAg CTACGGGTCAGGCAATCGTATTAAGTTAGCATACACAAGAAGGATCATCAATGCCATTCACTCTGGGAGCCTTTTGGAAGCAAACTACAAAAAGACTGACGTATTTGGGCTGGAAATTCCAACCGAGATCGAGGGTGTTCCTTCTGAAATCCTGGACCCTGTGAACACT TGGCCCGACAAGAAGGCTTACAATGATACCCTATTGAAGTTAGCTGGTTTGTTCAAGAAAAACTTTGGGGGCTTCACGAATTATAAGATTGGAAAAGACAGCAAGCTGACAGAGGAGATCCTTGCAGCTGGTCCTATCTTTTGA
- the LOC18591874 gene encoding putative disease resistance protein RGA1, with amino-acid sequence MEVASLIVSPLLQVIYEKLASYLNTVETPKDQRKKIEKLRDKLQIIQAVIEDAEERQLKDKKVKIWLSKLRAVAYAADDLFDEITTQVLQRQLVKEKVPVEYSSSNDTVKYKLRRIPVSIYEETRRQVRITSFALQSILSSFEMSRKLTEIVERLDNIAREMSTFQFREVIAYKRLDTMEKRETGPYMDESEVYGRSEDVKKIVDLLLSSDGESWTIPIVGIGGIGKTTLAQFVFNDQSVGGHFDMKIWVSLYGKFRSKELLSEILEYVTKRRCESLQMGVLQSQLQESLCGKRYLLVLDDVWIDDQEEWDKIKNLFRCGAEGSKIIVTTRSQKVASVFSSSPPYLLEALTKDDCWTLLKRQAFLHGEEDAFSSLLPVGQQIADKCQGVPLAAKVLGGLLRSKREKDEWLRVQESELWNLDAGENRILSVLRLSFNHLPSHLKRCFAYCAIFPRNYHLNKEKLIQQWIAGGLVQLSAGYDPKMLEQIGNDCFDDLLKMSFFQPASSSNVVEFKVPNLIYDLAKDVAGNEFLTIENRSNSDQADDLAETRHALVDIDYRSNVLPEALYEAHKLCTLYLLASGDISMKALRKLVSGFRHLKILNLSGSGIKRMHRSIGDLIYLRYLDLSNTPLETLPETIGHLCNLQTLDLSGCNDLVELPKEIIMLVQLNHLNIKDCARLACLPARIYRLRMLQTLPICFADEGITVLRRLRYLRGELKIKHLDNVHGNVCFRTDWAEGALVGHLQLQSLGLFWGDGDEGKLTQNTSRQTTQSKDASEALIENLKPNDKIRSLSINGYPGCEFPHWMNPYAISNLTELELINCKSCETLPKLGQLPVLKCLSIQGMDNVVKIDNEFSGGGMRPFPSLLELTLRDFPELRTWESIGSTEAFPCLKRLSIMKCPLLITMPRFPTLQHLTVQNCDPVLLRSAAELRTLLTLVIDSFLKSTFIPKVLLENCLLLMSLKIISCPKLPTLPANLGKLTALKSLKIGWCEMLHSLPHELGNLIALEILDIVECPSLITLPEQSLERLSSLRSLSIENCNGLTTLPKGMQHATALERLTIMYCSNLASLPEGLHNLLALRRLTILSCLELAFLPEGVQQMKMLQNLEIHICPKLMALPNLENLVSLRSLAISECRNIKSLPEGIQQLSLQHFSIQHCPELEKRCKEGEGEDWPKISRIPYKYIGKDTAASSSSS; translated from the coding sequence ATGGAAGTCGCTTCCTTGATTGTATCACCTCTTCTACAGGTTATCTATGAGAAATTGGCTTCTTATCTCAACACTGTGGAAACTCCGAAAgatcaaaggaagaaaatcGAAAAGTTGCGAGATAAGTTGCAAATCATTCAAGCCGTAATCGAAGATGCTGAAGAGAGACAACTGAAAGATAAGAAGGTGAAGATTTGGCTGTCAAAGCTTAGGGCTGTGGCTTATGCTGCAGATGATCTCTTCGATGAGATCACCACTCAAGTTTTGCAGAGACAGTTGGTGAAAGAAAAGGTTCCTGTTGAATATTCATCTTCGAACGATACAGTCAAATACAAGCTCAGAAGAATTCCGGTATCAATATATGAAGAAACTCGAAGGCAGGTTCGGATCACTTCTTTCGCTCTTCAATCAATTTTAAGTAGCTTTGAAATGTCACGTAAACTGACAGAGATTGTTGAAAGATTGGACAATATAGCTAGAGAGATGTCTACCTTCCAATTCAGGGAAGTAATAGCTTATAAAAGATTAGATACTATGGAGAAGCGGGAAACTGGACCTTACATGGATGAATCAGAAGTTTATGGTCGAAGCGAAGACGTGAAGAAGATTGTTGACTTGTTATTATCGTCCGATGGTGAAAGTTGGACGATTCCAATAGTTGGGATTGGGGGAATTGGGAAGACGACACTTGCTCAATTTGTTTTCAATGACCAGAGTGTGGGTGGACATTTTGATATGAAAATTTGGGTTTCTTTGTATGGCAAATTCAGGTCAAAGGAACTTCTGAGTGAAATTTTGGAATATGTGACTAAGCGTAGGTGTGAGTCCCTCCAGATGGGTGTTCTGCAATCCCAACTGCAAGAATCATTATGCGGAAAGAGATATCTACTGGTATTGGATGATGTGTGGATAGATGATCAAGAAGAATgggataaaataaaaaacctgTTCAGATGTGGTGCAGAAGGGAGCAAAATTATAGTCACCACTCGGAGTCAAAAAGTTGCTTCTGTATTTAGTAGTAGTCCTCCCTACCTTTTGGAAGCCCTAACCAAAGATGATTGTTGGACTCTGCTCAAGCGGCAAGCATTTCTGCATGGGGAAGAAGACGCCTTCTCAAGCCTGTTGCCTGTTGGTCAGCAGATTGCAGACAAGTGTCAAGGTGTGCCTTTAGCTGCTAAAGTTCTTGGTGGCTTGTTACGGTCCAAACGAGAGAAAGATGAATGGTTGCGTGTGCAAGAAAGTGAACTATGGAACCTTGATGCAGGTGAGAACAGAATATTATCTGTCTTGAGGTTGAGTTTCAATCACTTGCCATCACATTTAAAGCGATGCTTTGCATACTGTGCCATATTTCCTAgaaattatcatttaaataaggaaaagttaaTCCAACAGTGGATTGCGGGAGGCTTAGTTCAATTATCTGCAGGTTATGATCCTAAAATGCTTGAGCAAATTGGCAATGACTGCTTCGACGATTTACTGAAGATGTCATTTTTCCAACCGGCAAGTAGTAGCAATGTGGTAGAGTTTAAAGTACCTAATCTGATTTATGATCTTGCAAAAGATGTAGCTGGAAATGAATTCTTGACAATAGAAAACAGAAGCAACAGTGATCAGGCTGATGATCTTGCAGAAACTCGACATGCATTGGTCGACATTGATTACAGGTCCAATGTGCTACCAGAAGCCTTGTACGAAGCTCATAAATTATGTACCCTCTACCTCTTGGCTTCTGGAGATATATCAATGAAAGCCCtaagaaaattagtttctGGTTTTAGGCACCTTAAAATTCTGAATTTAAGTGGAAGTGGCATCAAAAGGATGCACAGATCCATAGGTGatttaatatatttgagaTATCTTGACCTCTCAAACACTCCTCTTGAAACATTACCAGAGACAATTGGTCATCTGTGCAATTTGCAAACACTTGATCTCTCAGGATGCAATGATCTGGTAGAGTTACCCAAAGAAATAATTATGTTAGTACAGCTGAACCATTTAAACATAAAGGATTGTGCAAGGCTTGCTTGCTTGCCTGCTCGCATTTATCGTCTACGGATGCTTCAGACTTTACCAATATGTTTTGCTGATGAGGGCATTACTGTGCTTCGACGTCTACGATATCTTCGAGGTGAGTTGAAAATTAAGCACCTTGACAATGTCCATGGTAATGTTTGTTTTCGGACAGATTGGGCTGAGGGGGCCCTTGTCGGACATTTGCAACTTCAGTCATTGGGACTATTTTGGGGTGATGGTGATGAAGGTAAGTTAACTCAGAACACATCAAGACAAACCACACAAAGCAAAGATGCATCTGAAGCTTTGATTGAAAACCTTAAGCCAAACGACAAAATAAGAAGCTTGTCAATAAACGGATATCCAGGATGCGAATTCCCACATTGGATGAACCCGTACGCAATCAGCAATTTGACAGAGCTCGAGTTAATCAACTGCAAAAGTTGTGAAACTCTCCCCAAGCTTGGCCAACTTCCAGTCCTGAAGTGTCTTAGCATCCAAGGGATGGACAACGTGGTGAAAATCGATAATGAGTTCTCTGGTGGAGGAATGAGGCCATTTCCATCATTGCTTGAACTAACCCTTCGAGACTTTCCTGAACTAAGAACTTGGGAAAGCATTGGTTCAACAGAAGCTTTTCCTTGCCTGAAGAGACTATCCATCATGAAATGTCCATTGTTAATAACAATGCCAAGGTTTCCAACCCTGCAACACTTAACGGTGCAAAACTGTGATCCAGTGTTACTTAGATCAGCAGCAGAGCTAAGAACACTTTTGACTCTTGTTATTGACTCCTTTCTAAAGTCAACTTTCATACCAAAGGTACTGCTGGAAAACTGCTTACTTCTTATGTCTTTGAAAATTATCTCTTGTCCCAAACTTCCCACATTGCCAGCTAATTTGGGGAAACTCACAGCTCTGAAGTCATTGAAAATTGGTTGGTGCGAGATGCTACACAGTTTGCCTCATGAATTAGGAAATCTGATCGCTCTAGAGATTTTGGATATTGTTGAGTGTCCTAGTTTAATTACTCTACCAGAGCAAAGCTTAGAAAGATTGAGCTCACTTCGATCGCTCTCTATTGAAAACTGTAATGGCTTGACTACTTTGCCAAAAGGAATGCAACATGCCACGGCCCTTGAGCGCCTAACAATTATGTATTGTTCGAATCTGGCTTCTCTACCAGAGGGTCTGCATAATCTCTTGGCACTGAGGAGGTTGACCATTTTAAGTTGCCTAGAATTAGCATTTCTGCCAGAAGGAGTTCAACAAATGAAGATGCTACAAAATCTGGAGATTCATATCTGTCCAAAACTCATGGCACTTCCGAATTTGGAGAACCTCGTTTCCCTAAGATCTTTGGCAATTTCAGAATGTCGAAATATTAAGTCTCTTCCAGAAGGCATCCAGCAGCTCAGCCTTCAACACTTTTCCATTCAACATTGTCCTGAACTTGAAAAACGATGCAAGGAAGGGGAAGGTGAGGATTGGCCGAAGATATCTCGCATcccatataaatatataggaAAGGACACTGCAGCCAGCTCCTCAAGTTCGTAG
- the LOC18591875 gene encoding ubiquitin-fold modifier-conjugating enzyme 1 produces the protein MEGWDPNTKSTLTQIPLLTTKAGPRDGAAWTQRLKEEYRALIAYTQMNKSNDNDWFRISAANPEGTRWTGKCWYVHNLLKYEFDLQFDIPVTYPATAPEIELPELDGKTQKMYRGGKICLTVHFKPLWAKNCPRFGIAHALCLGLAPWLAAEIPILVDSGMIKHKDDAASSNES, from the exons ATGGAAGGCTGGGACCCGAACACGAAGTCGACGCTGACCCAGATCCCGCTACTGACGACGAAGGCGGGCCCCAGAGACGGAGCGGCATGGACTCAGAGGCTGAAAGAGGAGTACAGGGCTCTGATCGCCTACACGCAAATGAACAAGTCCAACGACAACGATTGGTTCCGGATCTCCGCAGCCAATCCCGAAGGGACACGCTGGACTGGCAAGTGCTGGTACGTTCATAACCTGCTCAAATACGAGTTCGATCTCCAGTTTGATATCCCCGTTACTTATCCGGCCACTGCTCCCGAGATCGAGTTGCCCGAACTCGACGGCAAGACTCAGAAG ATGTACAGAGGAGGGAAGATATGTTTGACCGTGCATTTCAAGCCACTTTGGGCTAAAAATTG TCCTAGGTTTGGTATAGCACATGCACTTTGTTTGGGTCTAGCTCCATGGCTTGCTGCAGAGATTCCCATTCTGGTGGATTCTGGTATGATCAAGCACAAAGATGATGCAGCCTCATCTAATGAGTCTTAG